In the Besnoitia besnoiti strain Bb-Ger1 chromosome XII, whole genome shotgun sequence genome, one interval contains:
- a CDS encoding RNA recognition motif-containing protein (encoded by transcript BESB_024230): MTRARRRRYGSESPERESPDHRGACRSPSPEVSIRFSPPLRVIRRSFDARLASGRFDMPFAGAEFSSLSGRETPSAAARAAGFHAFSLGPAATACAWETSGTLCNARGLPFPPSTEPGALSLSLFQGHRDKRGRRDDESRDREYHTLFTPAPRPEDRYASSIAKDANEKWQDKIDSVIRQSRHLSAEARAKLEKLREKRVFVGSVPPNVTEAELAAVFKSFGTIKRVTIPATEDGARKNHAFIDFETTESAQTAIQAMEGFQLCGRRIHVAPAGPTAPRREPPKDEDVKRVSLSKRPTTAATGLFGVATYQQFASQAESEDLANPVKGSRVVKVCNLPQGFSEAEIKQVFDVFGPVMNLDHYPHRREAFVHFFEKSDANTAVATMHGFSIGGNTLHVTLDARNGVAPSTLIVLKNLMDFDDLDDDVKDEIYQECKKHGKVVEVRVHVVPDTKEVRAFALYQLPEQANRAVRVLNNRSFAKRKVKCDLYDMSAYSKHKYDL; this comes from the exons CCCCGAGCGTGAGTCCCCCGATCACCGCGGCGCTTGTCGATCGCCCAGCCCCGAGGTGAGTATTCGGTTTTcaccgcctctgcgcgtcatTCGCCGGAGCTTCGACGCCCGTTTGGCGAGCGGGCGATTCGACATGCCattcgcaggcgccgagttctcttcgctgtcagggagagagacgccctctgcagctgcccgcgccgcaggtttccacgccttctccctcggACCTGCAgccactgcatgcgcgtgggAGACGTCGG GCACCCTTTGCAACGCGCGTGGCCTCCCCTTTCCCCCTTCGACGGAGCCTGGCgcgttgtctctctctctttttcagGGGCATCGAGAcaagcgaggcaggcgagacgaTGAAAGTCGAGATCGGGAGTATCACACGTTATTCACGCCGGCGCCCCGCCCAGAGGACCGCTACGCCTCCTCGATTGCGAAGGATGCGAACGAGAAGTGGCAAGACAAAATCGACAGCGTCATCCGCCAGTCTCGA CATCTgtcggcagaggcgcgggcgaagcTGGAGAAGCTGCGAGAGAAACGCGTCTTCGTGGGTTCGGTTCCGCCAAACGTgacggaggcggagctcgcggcAGTCTTCAAGTCCTTCGGCACGATCAAGCGCGTGACGATTCCTGCCACTGAAGATGGGGCCCGCAAGAATCACGCCTTCATCGACTTCGAGACGACAGAGTCTGCG CAAACGGCTATTCAAGCCATGGAGGGCTTTCAGCTCTGCGGACGGCGGATTCACGTGGCGCCAGCAGGGCCGACCGCACCCCGGCGGGAGCCGCCAAAGGACGAAGACGTCAAACGCGTCTCGCTGTCGAAGCGACCTACG ACGGCCGCCACCGGCCTTTTCGGCGTGGCGACGTATCAGCAGTTCGCCAGCCAGGCAGAGTCAG AGGACCTCGCGAACCCTGTGAAAGGATCCCGCGTGGTGAAGGTCTGCAACTTGCCCCAGGGCTTCTCTGAGGCAGAAATTAAG CAAGTCTTCGATGTTTTCGGCCCTGTGATGAATCTCGATCACTACCCACATCGACGAGAAGCCTTTGTTCACTTCTTCGAGAAAAGCGACGCAAACACTGCGGTGGCGACTATGCACGGCTTCAGCATTGGAG GTAACACGCTGCATGTGACGCTGGACGCGCGGAACGGTGTGGCACCCTCGACGCTTATCGTCCTCAAGAACTTGATGGACTTCGACGACCTTGACGACGACGTCAAAGACGAG ATCTACCAGGAATGCAAAAAGCATGGAAAGGTCGTCGAAGTCCGCGTGCATGTCGTTCCTGACACAAAAGAAGTCCGCGCATTCGCTCTCTATCAGCTCCCCGAGC AGGCGAACAGGGCGGTGCGGGTCTTGAACAACCGGAGCTTCGCGAAGCGGAAGGTGAAGTGCGACTTGTATGACATGAGTGCGTACTCCAAGCACAAATATGACCTCTAG